A single genomic interval of Psychroserpens sp. NJDZ02 harbors:
- a CDS encoding alpha/beta hydrolase family protein, with amino-acid sequence MTQKNLVLNRKDQKPIVFDVFYNKTNTPKPLVIFCHGYKGFKDWGAWDQVAEQFKNAALFFVKFNFSHNGGTIDQPIDFLDLDAFAENNYSKELQDLDDLINFLLSQNNDYLLEIDITNITLIGHSRGGGIATIKASEDSRITKLITWASVCAFGKRTSTTGDLEQWKKEGVKYVLNGRTKQQMPHNYQFYLDYKANEERLNIEHCCKKIKVPHLIIHAEDDPSVKFEEAINLHKWNPNSNLRKLENSNHVFDSKHPWQEKELPRALKQVLKETICFIT; translated from the coding sequence TTGATGTATTTTATAACAAAACAAATACACCAAAACCATTAGTTATTTTTTGTCATGGTTATAAAGGTTTTAAAGATTGGGGCGCCTGGGATCAAGTAGCAGAACAATTTAAAAATGCCGCTTTGTTTTTCGTTAAATTTAACTTCTCCCATAATGGTGGAACAATTGATCAACCTATTGATTTTCTAGATTTAGACGCTTTTGCAGAAAATAATTACAGTAAAGAACTACAAGACCTTGATGACTTAATTAACTTTCTACTTAGTCAAAACAATGACTATTTACTTGAAATAGACATTACTAATATCACGCTAATTGGACATTCCAGAGGTGGAGGAATAGCAACTATAAAAGCTTCAGAAGATTCTAGAATAACCAAATTAATAACTTGGGCTAGTGTTTGCGCCTTTGGAAAACGCACTTCCACAACGGGCGATTTAGAGCAATGGAAAAAAGAAGGTGTCAAGTATGTTTTAAACGGAAGAACAAAGCAACAAATGCCACATAATTATCAATTTTATTTAGATTACAAAGCCAACGAAGAGAGATTAAACATAGAACACTGCTGTAAGAAAATAAAAGTTCCACATTTAATAATTCATGCTGAAGATGACCCATCGGTTAAATTTGAAGAAGCTATAAATCTTCATAAATGGAATCCAAATAGTAATTTAAGAAAATTAGAAAATAGTAATCACGTCTTTGATAGTAAACATCCATGGCAAGAAAAAGAACTTCCTAGAGCTTTAAAACAAGTTTTGAAGGAAACCATTTGCTTTATAACTTAA
- a CDS encoding thioredoxin family protein → MLKNFVVILLITTLVSCAGSKPVVKNENKIVTGIIDKSVLEALPYKNWFSPKYERVTFSEVVVLNIKKHIKDVKIKAFMGVWCGDSKRELPVFYKLLKEVDFDESNLEMIAVNHNKKAKGLTKGYNIIKVPTFIFYRDNKELGRFVEYPMESLEEDIFKIISGKTYKHFYED, encoded by the coding sequence ATGTTGAAAAATTTTGTAGTAATACTATTAATTACAACTTTAGTGTCTTGTGCTGGATCTAAACCTGTCGTTAAAAACGAAAATAAAATAGTAACAGGCATTATTGATAAAAGTGTATTAGAAGCACTACCCTATAAAAACTGGTTTAGCCCTAAATATGAAAGAGTAACCTTTAGTGAAGTGGTTGTTTTAAACATTAAAAAGCATATTAAAGATGTGAAAATTAAGGCATTTATGGGGGTTTGGTGTGGAGATAGTAAACGAGAACTACCAGTTTTTTATAAACTGTTAAAGGAAGTCGATTTTGATGAGAGTAATTTAGAAATGATAGCAGTAAACCATAATAAAAAGGCTAAGGGATTAACAAAAGGCTATAATATTATTAAGGTTCCAACTTTTATTTTTTATAGAGACAATAAAGAATTAGGACGTTTTGTTGAGTATCCTATGGAAAGCCTTGAAGAGGATATTTTTAAAATTATATCAGGGAAAACGTACAAACATTTTTATGAGGATTAG